One region of Kazachstania africana CBS 2517 chromosome 3, complete genome genomic DNA includes:
- the HIS2 gene encoding histidinol-phosphatase (similar to Saccharomyces cerevisiae HIS2 (YFR025C); ancestral locus Anc_1.351) produces MHSHHSHSGDYVAHGADPLEDIVDRAKQLGFDTYCLTEHMPRFDKKYLYPEEIEGVGNEKAIDQLKQNFSRFLGHAKQIKTREKDNINIVIGTEIECCDIDHIEYARTIIKENRDTIKFTVGSIHHINEIPIDFDQLSWNRCLASFNNNLKDMLISYYELQFEMLQRVQPLVVGHFDLYKLYLPRNTRVDPLSGVVCENENSVVVSEFSLIEMWETVRNLVIRNLKYIKLYGGTVEINSSGLRKKLKEPYPGSDICQLVKKFCDGRFVLSDDSHAVAHVAVCYLQLREYIVDVLQLQNVYYISQEDPEDTVTVKSMSIDEFKNHKFWNNSMLSRCE; encoded by the coding sequence ATGCATTCACATCATTCACACTCAGGTGATTATGTGGCCCACGGGGCCGATCCATTGGAGGATATAGTCGATAGAGCCAAGCAATTGGGATTTGATACGTACTGCTTAACAGAACATATGCCACGGTTTGACAAAAAGTACTTGTAtccagaagaaatagaagGAGTCGGAAACGAGAAAGCTattgatcaattgaagCAGAacttttcaagatttcTTGGCCATGCTAAACAGATAAAAACCCGTGAGAAAGATAACATTAACATTGTTATTGGTACTGAAATTGAATGTTGCGACATTGATCACATTGAATATGCTCGCActataataaaagaaaacCGTGATACCATCAAATTCACCGTTGGATCGATACATCATATCAATGAGATaccaattgattttgacCAGCTCTCTTGGAACAGATGTTTAGCTTccttcaataataatttgaaagatatgCTGATTTCTTACTATGAATTACAATTCGAGATGTTACAAAGAGTTCAACCATTGGTTGTGGGTCACTTTGAtctatataaattatatttacCGAGGAATACACGAGTGGATCCATTGTCAGGCGTGGTATGTGAAAACGAGAATTCTGTTGTAGTTTcagaattttctttgattgaAATGTGGGAAACAGTTCGCAATTTAGTCATAAGAAACTTGAAATACATCAAACTATATGGTGGTACCGTAGAAATAAACAGTTCGGGCTTACGCAAAAAGTTGAAGGAGCCTTATCCCGGCAGTGATATCTGCCAGTTAGTTAAGAAATTTTGCGATGGCAGGTTTGTATTGAGTGATGACTCACATGCTGTAGCTCATGTTGCTGTTTGCTATTTACAATTGCGTGAGTATATTGTAGATGTATTGCAATTGCAAAATGTCTACTACATATCCCAAGAAGACCCAGAGGACACTGTTACTGTAAAATCGATGAGCATcgatgaattcaaaaaccATAAATTCTGGAATAATTCAATGTTATCCCGATGCGAATAA